A portion of the Streptomyces coeruleoprunus genome contains these proteins:
- a CDS encoding acyl-CoA synthetase yields MTHDAPRPDTAPNGFWAQAAADPGRTVLTAPDGGRWTAGRLHGDANRLVHALRAAGLERGDAFAVVLPNGPELITAYLAATQAGLYLVPVNHHLVAPEIAWIVADSGAKVLIAHERFADAARAAADEAGLPGDLRYAVGRADGFRPYPGLLDGRPSSPPADRTLGWVMNYTSGTTGRPRGIRRPLPGKPPEEAHLGGFLGIFGIRPFDGNVHLVCSPLYHTAVLQFAAAALHIGHPLVLMDKWTPEGMLRLIEAHRCTHTHMVPTQFHRLLALPAEIRERYDVSSMRHAVHGAAPCPDHIKRAMIDWWGRCVEEYYAASEGGGAFATAEDWLEKPGTVGRAWPISELAVLDDDGNRLPPGALGTVYMRMTTGGFRYHKDDTKTRANRVGDFFTVGDLGFLDEDGYLFLRDRKIDLIISGGVNIYPAEIEAALLAHPAVADAAVFGIPHPDRGEEVKAVVEPADGHAPDAALAAALLDHCARHLAGYKRPRTVDFVPTMPRDPNGKLYKRHLRAPYWEGHDRPM; encoded by the coding sequence ATGACCCACGACGCACCGCGCCCGGACACCGCCCCCAACGGCTTCTGGGCCCAGGCCGCCGCCGACCCCGGCCGCACCGTCCTCACCGCGCCCGACGGCGGGCGGTGGACCGCCGGGCGCCTGCACGGGGACGCCAACCGCCTGGTCCACGCCCTGCGCGCCGCCGGCCTGGAACGGGGCGACGCCTTCGCCGTCGTCCTGCCCAACGGACCCGAGCTGATCACCGCGTACCTCGCCGCCACCCAGGCCGGGCTCTACCTCGTCCCCGTCAACCACCACCTCGTCGCCCCGGAGATCGCCTGGATCGTCGCCGACTCGGGTGCCAAGGTCCTCATCGCCCACGAACGGTTCGCCGACGCCGCCCGCGCCGCCGCCGACGAGGCCGGCCTGCCCGGGGACCTGCGCTACGCGGTCGGCCGGGCCGACGGCTTCCGCCCGTACCCCGGACTCCTCGACGGCCGCCCCTCCTCACCGCCCGCCGACCGCACCCTCGGCTGGGTCATGAACTACACCTCCGGCACCACCGGGCGCCCCCGCGGCATCCGCCGCCCCCTGCCCGGAAAGCCCCCCGAGGAGGCGCACCTCGGCGGCTTCCTGGGCATCTTCGGCATCCGGCCCTTCGACGGCAACGTCCACCTCGTCTGCTCGCCGCTCTACCACACCGCCGTCCTCCAGTTCGCGGCCGCCGCCCTGCACATCGGGCACCCCCTGGTCCTCATGGACAAATGGACCCCCGAGGGGATGCTGCGTCTCATCGAGGCCCACCGCTGCACCCACACGCACATGGTCCCCACCCAGTTCCACCGCCTCCTCGCCCTCCCCGCCGAGATCAGGGAGCGGTACGACGTGAGCTCGATGCGCCACGCCGTCCACGGCGCCGCGCCCTGCCCCGACCACATCAAGCGCGCCATGATCGACTGGTGGGGGCGGTGCGTCGAGGAGTACTACGCCGCCAGCGAGGGCGGCGGCGCCTTCGCCACCGCCGAGGACTGGCTCGAGAAGCCCGGCACCGTGGGCCGCGCCTGGCCCATCAGCGAACTCGCCGTCCTCGACGACGACGGCAACCGCCTGCCGCCCGGCGCCCTCGGCACGGTGTACATGCGCATGACCACCGGCGGCTTCCGCTACCACAAGGACGACACCAAGACCCGTGCGAACCGCGTCGGCGACTTCTTCACCGTCGGCGACCTCGGCTTCCTCGACGAGGACGGCTACCTCTTCCTGCGCGACCGCAAGATCGACCTGATCATCTCCGGCGGCGTCAACATCTACCCCGCCGAGATTGAGGCCGCGCTGCTCGCCCACCCCGCGGTCGCCGACGCCGCCGTCTTCGGCATCCCGCACCCCGACCGGGGCGAGGAGGTCAAGGCCGTCGTCGAACCCGCCGACGGCCACGCCCCCGACGCCGCACTCGCCGCCGCCCTCCTCGACCACTGCGCCCGGCACCTCGCCGGCTACAAGCGCCCCAGGACCGTCGACTTCGTCCCCACGATGCCCCGCGACCCCAACGGCAAGCTCTACAAACGCCACCTGCGAGCCCCGTACTGGGAGGGCCACGACCGCCCGATGTGA
- a CDS encoding nitronate monooxygenase family protein, producing METELSKSLGAAHAIFGFTPFPAVAAAITRAGGFGVLGAVRYTDPGDLARDLDWMQDHTDGLPYGVDVVMPARKVEGVTEADVEAMIPEEHRRFVRDTLARHGVPELADGEPSGWRITGWMEQVARSQLDVAFDYPVKLLASALGAPPADVVDRAHEHGVPVAALAGSARHAQRHAEAGIDIVVAQGYEAGGHTGEIASMVLTPEVVEAVGPLPVLAAGGIGSGEQIAAGLALGAQGVWLGSVWLTTTEAALHSRALTRKLLAAGSGDTVRSRALTGKPARQLRTAWTDAWDDPEGPGTLPMPLQGLLVAEALTRIQKYGAEPLLGTPVGQIVGRMTSERSVQEVFDDLTRGFERAVDRITRIAGRNGT from the coding sequence ATGGAGACGGAGCTGAGCAAGTCCCTGGGCGCCGCGCACGCCATCTTCGGCTTCACGCCCTTCCCCGCCGTGGCCGCCGCCATCACCAGGGCCGGCGGATTCGGCGTGCTCGGCGCGGTCCGCTACACCGACCCCGGTGACCTCGCCCGCGACCTCGACTGGATGCAGGACCACACCGACGGACTGCCCTACGGCGTCGACGTCGTCATGCCCGCGCGGAAGGTCGAGGGGGTCACCGAGGCCGACGTCGAGGCGATGATCCCCGAGGAGCACCGCCGGTTCGTCCGGGACACCCTCGCCCGGCACGGCGTTCCCGAACTGGCCGACGGCGAGCCGTCCGGCTGGCGCATCACCGGCTGGATGGAACAGGTCGCCCGCAGCCAGCTCGACGTCGCCTTCGACTACCCCGTGAAACTCCTCGCGAGCGCCCTCGGCGCCCCGCCCGCCGACGTCGTCGACCGCGCCCACGAGCACGGCGTCCCCGTCGCCGCCCTCGCCGGCAGCGCCCGCCACGCCCAGCGCCACGCCGAGGCCGGGATCGACATCGTCGTCGCCCAGGGGTACGAGGCGGGCGGCCACACCGGCGAGATCGCCTCCATGGTCCTCACCCCCGAGGTCGTCGAGGCCGTCGGACCCCTTCCGGTCCTCGCCGCCGGCGGCATCGGCAGCGGCGAACAGATCGCCGCCGGGCTCGCCCTCGGAGCCCAGGGCGTCTGGCTCGGCTCCGTGTGGCTCACCACCACGGAGGCCGCGCTCCACTCCCGCGCCCTGACCCGCAAGCTCCTCGCCGCCGGCTCCGGCGACACCGTCCGCTCCCGCGCCCTGACCGGCAAACCGGCCCGCCAGCTGCGCACCGCGTGGACCGACGCCTGGGACGACCCCGAGGGGCCCGGCACCCTGCCCATGCCCCTCCAGGGTCTGCTCGTGGCCGAGGCGCTCACCCGGATCCAGAAGTACGGGGCGGAACCCCTGCTCGGCACCCCCGTCGGCCAGATCGTCGGCCGCATGACCTCCGAACGCAGCGTCCAGGAGGTCTTCGACGACCTGACCCGCGGCTTCGAACGGGCCGTCGACCGGATCACCCGCATCGCCGGAAGGAACGGCACATGA
- a CDS encoding serine hydrolase: MTREPSGRGIDRRTFGGGVLALGGALVIGSVPGAAAAADRGARPTLRHGSAERAGLLAGHLDLLVADAERFLGPSPTHPWYAGAVLLAGRGGTVALHRPIGYAVRYAAYDERTGTGVELPPERRIPMAGDTVFDLASLTKLFTSILTVQLLERGRLELDTRVADRLPGFGGGGKQDITVRQLLTHTSGLRAWLPLYEEPTREGKLRRLWDEVPADPPGSVYRYSDLNLIALHLLLEEVTGRPLDVLLREEITAPLGMHRTRFNPPASWRPRIAATEDARRPWSGLDRGMVWGEVHDENAFGFGGVAGHAGVFSCAWDLAVLARTLLNGGVYGRARVLGERSVELMFTDFNTDFPGDEHGLGFELYQHWYMGAMATPRTAGHTGFTGTSLVLDPTTDSFLVLLGNSVHPVRSWRSGSAPRVAAADRMARAVPVRPAHGRTAWFAGMASAASATLTLPAVAPATERARLRAALWWDTEPGADGLLLEASADGGTTWRPVPFVTVRPGGEPVAHPSGAVTGWSGRVWHRLEADLAAWRGAPVRLRWRYATDRRYVGRGVYVDGLRVLDGGDALFDEARPADAARIEANGWTRSPN, from the coding sequence ATGACGCGGGAGCCGTCGGGCAGAGGGATCGACCGCCGTACGTTCGGCGGTGGGGTGCTGGCACTGGGAGGTGCGCTGGTGATCGGTTCCGTGCCGGGCGCCGCGGCGGCCGCCGACCGGGGCGCCCGGCCCACGCTGCGCCACGGCTCCGCCGAGCGCGCGGGCCTGCTCGCCGGGCACCTGGACCTCCTGGTCGCGGACGCCGAGCGGTTCCTGGGCCCCTCCCCCACGCACCCCTGGTACGCGGGCGCGGTCCTGCTGGCCGGGCGCGGCGGCACCGTGGCGCTGCACCGGCCCATCGGCTACGCGGTGCGCTACGCGGCGTACGACGAGCGCACCGGCACCGGCGTGGAGCTGCCACCGGAGCGGCGGATCCCGATGGCCGGGGACACGGTGTTCGACCTGGCCTCGCTCACCAAGCTCTTCACCTCGATCCTCACCGTGCAGCTGCTCGAACGCGGCCGGCTGGAGCTGGACACCAGGGTGGCGGACCGGCTGCCCGGCTTCGGCGGGGGCGGCAAGCAGGACATCACGGTCCGCCAGCTGCTCACGCACACCTCCGGCCTGCGGGCCTGGCTGCCGCTCTACGAGGAGCCCACCCGGGAGGGCAAGCTGCGCCGGCTGTGGGACGAGGTCCCGGCCGACCCGCCCGGCAGCGTCTACCGCTACTCGGACCTGAACCTCATCGCCCTGCACCTGCTCCTCGAAGAGGTCACGGGACGGCCGCTGGACGTGCTGCTGCGCGAGGAGATCACGGCACCGCTCGGGATGCACCGCACGCGCTTCAACCCGCCCGCCTCCTGGCGCCCCCGGATCGCGGCGACGGAGGACGCCCGCCGGCCCTGGTCGGGGCTCGACCGCGGCATGGTGTGGGGCGAGGTGCACGACGAGAACGCCTTCGGATTCGGCGGGGTCGCGGGCCACGCCGGGGTGTTCTCCTGCGCCTGGGACCTGGCCGTGCTCGCCCGTACGCTGCTGAACGGCGGCGTGTACGGACGGGCCCGCGTCCTGGGCGAGCGGTCCGTGGAGCTGATGTTCACCGACTTCAACACGGACTTCCCCGGCGACGAGCACGGGCTGGGATTCGAGCTGTACCAGCACTGGTACATGGGGGCGATGGCCACGCCGCGCACCGCCGGCCACACCGGCTTCACGGGGACGAGCCTGGTGCTGGACCCGACGACCGACTCGTTCCTGGTGCTGCTCGGCAACTCGGTGCACCCCGTGCGGAGCTGGCGCTCCGGGTCGGCGCCGCGCGTGGCCGCCGCCGACCGCATGGCGCGCGCCGTACCGGTGCGCCCCGCCCACGGCCGGACCGCCTGGTTCGCGGGCATGGCGTCGGCCGCGTCGGCCACCCTCACCCTGCCGGCCGTGGCGCCGGCCACGGAGCGGGCGCGGCTGCGCGCCGCACTGTGGTGGGACACCGAACCGGGCGCGGACGGGCTCCTGCTGGAGGCGTCGGCGGACGGGGGGACGACGTGGAGGCCGGTGCCGTTCGTCACCGTACGGCCCGGCGGTGAGCCGGTGGCGCACCCGTCGGGTGCGGTGACGGGCTGGTCGGGGCGGGTGTGGCACCGGCTGGAGGCGGACCTGGCGGCATGGCGCGGGGCTCCGGTGCGGCTCCGCTGGCGGTACGCCACCGACCGGCGGTACGTGGGGCGCGGGGTGTACGTGGACGGGCTGCGCGTCCTGGACGGCGGGGACGCGCTGTTCGACGAGGCCCGGCCGGCGGACGCCGCGCGGATCGAGGCGAACGGCTGGACCAGGTCGCCCAACTGA
- a CDS encoding arylamine N-acetyltransferase family protein — protein MIPEGFAGYLARLGMTPSGTPSVEELFALQSAHLERVPYENIGIQVGRPPGIEPELSVRRFAAGQGGYCFHLNGGFAALLAALGYGVTMHVGGVHMAPDGRGANGNHMALTVRVGGEAWFVDVGLGDGPHEPLPLREGTYERGAFTYRLEPSVTEPGGWTFHHDRRSTFPIMEFRGEPAALADFADEHVRLSTAEDSPFMTTFATLRRDDKAVHLLRGRVLTRMDAAGVSDEELTTAEAWFGTLSGFFGRDLGDLDEADRTALWDRVTRAHEEWLRSREAAPDADPATGGETEG, from the coding sequence ATGATTCCAGAAGGATTTGCGGGATATCTGGCCCGGCTCGGCATGACCCCCTCCGGGACGCCGTCGGTCGAGGAATTGTTCGCGTTGCAGAGCGCGCACCTGGAGCGGGTGCCGTACGAGAACATCGGCATCCAGGTGGGCCGGCCGCCGGGCATCGAGCCGGAGCTGTCCGTGCGCCGGTTCGCGGCGGGGCAGGGCGGCTACTGCTTCCACCTCAACGGCGGCTTCGCCGCGCTGCTGGCGGCGCTCGGGTACGGCGTGACGATGCACGTCGGCGGCGTGCACATGGCCCCGGACGGGCGCGGCGCGAACGGCAACCACATGGCGCTGACCGTGCGGGTCGGGGGCGAGGCCTGGTTCGTCGACGTGGGCCTCGGCGACGGGCCGCACGAGCCGCTGCCGCTGCGGGAGGGCACGTACGAGCGGGGCGCCTTCACGTACCGGCTGGAGCCGTCCGTGACGGAGCCGGGCGGCTGGACGTTCCACCACGACCGTCGCAGCACCTTCCCCATCATGGAGTTCCGCGGCGAGCCCGCCGCACTGGCGGACTTCGCCGACGAGCACGTGCGGCTGTCCACGGCGGAGGACTCGCCGTTCATGACGACGTTCGCCACGCTGCGCCGTGACGACAAGGCCGTGCACCTGCTGCGCGGCAGGGTCCTCACGCGCATGGACGCCGCGGGCGTGAGCGACGAGGAGCTGACCACCGCCGAGGCGTGGTTCGGCACGCTGAGCGGGTTCTTCGGACGCGACCTCGGCGACCTCGACGAGGCGGACCGTACGGCGCTGTGGGACCGCGTGACCAGGGCGCACGAGGAGTGGCTGCGGTCCCGCGAGGCCGCCCCGGATGCGGACCCGGCGACGGGCGGCGAAACTGAGGGGTAG
- a CDS encoding antitoxin — protein MSVMDKLKQMLKGHEDKAGQGIDKSGDFVDEKTQGKYSGQVDTAQEKLRGQLGQDRDPGQEPPQR, from the coding sequence ATGTCCGTGATGGACAAGCTCAAGCAGATGCTCAAGGGCCACGAGGACAAGGCCGGCCAGGGCATCGACAAGTCCGGCGACTTCGTCGACGAAAAGACGCAGGGCAAGTACAGCGGCCAGGTCGACACGGCGCAGGAGAAGCTCAGAGGCCAACTGGGCCAGGATCGCGATCCGGGGCAGGAACCGCCGCAGCGCTGA
- a CDS encoding tetratricopeptide repeat protein, translated as MGDTRLIHGRYRLLEVIGRGGMGEVWRATDESLGRGVAVKCLKPLGPQHDPNFVRVLRERFRREARVAASLQHRGVTVVHDFGESDGTLFLVMELLEGRNLSQLLEDNKHHPLPVHDVVDIAEQVADALAYTHRQGIVHRDLKPANIMRLSDGAVKICDFGIARLGADIGFTSRLTGTGIAMGTPHYMSPEQISGGHVDHRSDLYSLGCVLYEIATGVPPFDQDDAWAVLVGHRDTPPEPLRHHRAELPATFERIVLDLLAKAPEQRPADADDLRRRITGARHVLTPAGPLAGSNGSLTTPGTGHLTGHHAPYLHALPPQPQPPYTSAPVGHLPAWTRSMTSGRRAVGTAGPRTAVPAPDPAAGLTGEWTTATATAPPSVVLAFTPPPPSRERPTPSPELLAVLAGRHSAGLSLGRLGRWEEAGEVHRAVAAEREHALGPDHPDTLASRYEVGFTLSRTGRAADALREFGRVSEGRARVLGPDHPDTLTARQEMAYVLGRLGRHFEAHQVYASVLAARERTMGPDHPDTLRCRHNLAFTLSRLGRLEESYRMAHDVAGSRARLLGPDHPDTLVTLYEVAYTLGQLGRWTEALRTYHEVAAARTRALGPDHPDTLAARYEVGISLGRLGRSHEALELYRDLVAARTRVHGPDDAETLRARHGLGVNLGRLARWEEAVAEAREVGAIRERVLGPDHPDTLVSCREVAVGLGWLGRWSDALAVYQRVARARERVLGPDHPDTLASRNDEAQCLEQLGRHTEAVELYRQVAALRERRSTGGS; from the coding sequence ATGGGGGACACCAGGCTGATCCACGGCCGTTACCGGCTGCTGGAGGTGATCGGGCGCGGCGGCATGGGCGAGGTGTGGCGGGCCACGGACGAGTCGCTCGGCCGGGGGGTCGCCGTCAAGTGCCTCAAACCGCTGGGCCCGCAGCACGACCCGAACTTCGTGCGGGTCCTGCGCGAGCGGTTCCGCCGCGAGGCCCGCGTCGCCGCCTCCCTCCAGCACCGCGGCGTCACCGTCGTCCACGACTTCGGCGAGTCCGACGGCACCCTGTTCCTGGTGATGGAGTTGCTGGAGGGCCGCAACCTCAGCCAGCTCCTGGAGGACAACAAGCACCATCCGCTGCCCGTGCACGACGTCGTCGACATCGCCGAGCAGGTCGCCGACGCCCTCGCCTACACGCACCGCCAGGGCATCGTCCACCGCGACCTCAAACCGGCGAACATCATGCGCCTGTCCGACGGCGCGGTGAAGATCTGCGACTTCGGGATAGCGCGCCTGGGCGCCGACATCGGCTTCACCTCCCGCCTCACCGGCACCGGCATCGCCATGGGCACCCCGCACTACATGTCGCCCGAGCAGATCAGCGGCGGCCATGTCGACCACCGCAGCGACCTCTACTCGCTCGGCTGCGTCCTGTACGAGATCGCCACCGGCGTCCCGCCCTTCGACCAGGACGACGCCTGGGCCGTGCTCGTCGGCCACCGCGACACCCCGCCCGAGCCGCTGCGCCACCACCGTGCCGAACTGCCCGCGACCTTCGAGCGGATCGTCCTCGACCTGCTGGCCAAGGCGCCCGAGCAGCGCCCCGCCGACGCCGACGACCTGCGCCGCCGCATCACCGGCGCCCGCCACGTCCTCACCCCGGCCGGCCCGCTCGCCGGCTCCAACGGCTCGCTCACCACCCCCGGCACCGGGCACCTGACAGGGCACCACGCCCCCTACCTCCACGCCCTCCCGCCCCAGCCGCAACCCCCCTACACGTCCGCGCCCGTCGGCCATCTCCCCGCCTGGACCCGCTCGATGACCAGCGGCCGCAGGGCCGTGGGCACGGCCGGCCCGCGCACCGCCGTGCCCGCCCCCGACCCGGCCGCCGGCCTGACCGGCGAGTGGACCACGGCCACCGCCACCGCCCCGCCCTCCGTGGTCCTGGCCTTCACTCCGCCGCCGCCCTCCCGGGAACGCCCCACGCCCTCGCCCGAACTGCTCGCCGTCCTCGCCGGCCGGCACAGCGCCGGTCTCAGCCTGGGCCGCCTCGGCCGCTGGGAGGAGGCGGGCGAGGTCCACCGCGCCGTCGCCGCCGAGCGCGAACACGCCCTGGGCCCCGACCACCCCGACACCCTCGCGAGCCGCTACGAGGTCGGCTTCACCCTCAGCCGCACCGGCCGCGCCGCCGACGCGCTGCGCGAGTTCGGCCGGGTCTCCGAAGGGCGCGCCCGGGTGCTGGGCCCCGACCACCCGGACACCCTCACGGCCCGTCAGGAGATGGCGTACGTCCTCGGCCGGCTCGGCCGCCACTTCGAGGCCCACCAGGTGTACGCCTCGGTGCTCGCCGCCCGCGAGCGCACCATGGGCCCCGACCACCCGGACACCCTGCGCTGCCGCCACAACCTGGCGTTCACGCTCAGCAGGCTGGGCCGCCTGGAGGAGTCGTACCGGATGGCGCACGATGTGGCCGGGTCCCGCGCCCGGCTGCTGGGCCCCGACCACCCGGACACCCTCGTCACGCTGTACGAAGTGGCCTACACGCTCGGCCAGCTGGGCCGCTGGACGGAGGCCCTGCGCACCTACCACGAGGTCGCCGCCGCCCGGACGCGCGCGCTGGGCCCCGACCACCCCGACACCCTCGCCGCCCGCTACGAGGTCGGCATCAGCCTCGGCCGCCTCGGCCGCAGCCACGAGGCGCTGGAGCTGTACCGCGACCTGGTCGCCGCCCGCACCCGGGTGCACGGCCCCGACGACGCCGAGACCCTGCGGGCCCGCCACGGGCTCGGCGTCAACCTGGGGCGGCTCGCCCGCTGGGAGGAGGCCGTCGCCGAGGCCCGGGAGGTCGGCGCGATCCGTGAGCGGGTCCTCGGCCCCGACCACCCGGACACGCTGGTCAGCTGCCGCGAGGTGGCCGTGGGGCTGGGCTGGCTGGGCCGCTGGTCCGATGCCCTGGCCGTCTACCAGCGGGTCGCCCGCGCCCGGGAACGGGTGCTCGGCCCGGACCACCCCGACACGCTGGCCAGCCGCAACGACGAGGCGCAGTGCCTGGAGCAGCTCGGCCGGCACACCGAGGCCGTCGAGCTGTACCGCCAGGTCGCCGCGTTGCGCGAGCGCCGCTCCACGGGCGGCTCCTGA
- a CDS encoding DUF6191 domain-containing protein has protein sequence MEFVVFMTLPGLVILLTVVAFADQLLLRAGRAGLLPWRNSVRQGQISATGFEQLHASFSPGKQNELRERQSALVMRDDEEDGAPPNRTTVNLDDGVAVIRLS, from the coding sequence ATGGAATTCGTCGTCTTCATGACCCTGCCCGGACTGGTCATCCTGCTGACCGTCGTCGCCTTCGCCGACCAGCTGCTGCTCCGTGCCGGGCGGGCGGGGCTCCTGCCATGGCGCAACAGTGTGCGGCAGGGCCAGATATCGGCGACAGGGTTCGAGCAGCTCCACGCGAGTTTCTCGCCAGGGAAGCAGAACGAGCTCCGGGAGCGGCAGTCGGCGCTCGTGATGCGGGACGACGAGGAGGACGGGGCGCCGCCGAACCGGACGACCGTGAACCTGGACGACGGGGTCGCGGTCATCCGGTTGTCGTAG
- a CDS encoding acyl-CoA dehydrogenase family protein, with the protein MHLEYTPEQQRLRSELRAYFATLVPGPGAPDGPDAADHATRKRFYRDTVRRLGADRWLGVGWPEEYGGRGLTPMEQFIFFDEAAQAGVPLPLMALNTVGPTIMRYGTDEQKTYFLPRILSGEIDFAIGYSEPDAGTDLASLRTRAVREGDTYVVNGQKIWTTNGDTADWVWLAVRTTPVEAGVPPHKGITMLLVPTTDPGYSCTLIHTLAGHDTTASYYENVRVPVSHRVGAENQGWRLITHQLNHERVTLAAHGTMAVRALHDVRRWAAATKLADGRRVIDLGWVRRRLALAHTRLDAMKLLNWRMVHAVEAGTLTPQDASAVKVYGSEARRDAYAWLMEVVGAAGPLKGGSAGAVLHGELERGYRSAVIFTFGGGNNEIQREIISWIGLGMPRVRR; encoded by the coding sequence GTGCACCTCGAATACACGCCGGAGCAGCAGCGGTTGCGCAGCGAACTTCGCGCCTACTTCGCCACCCTCGTCCCCGGCCCCGGTGCCCCGGACGGGCCCGACGCCGCCGACCACGCCACGCGCAAGCGGTTCTACCGCGACACCGTCCGCCGCCTCGGCGCCGACCGCTGGCTCGGCGTCGGCTGGCCCGAGGAGTACGGCGGCCGCGGGCTGACGCCCATGGAACAGTTCATCTTCTTCGACGAGGCCGCCCAGGCCGGCGTCCCGCTGCCCCTGATGGCCCTCAACACCGTGGGCCCCACGATCATGCGCTACGGCACGGACGAGCAGAAGACGTACTTCCTGCCCCGCATCCTCTCCGGCGAGATCGACTTCGCCATCGGCTACAGCGAGCCCGACGCCGGCACCGACCTCGCCTCGCTGCGCACCCGCGCCGTCCGCGAGGGCGACACGTACGTCGTCAACGGCCAGAAGATCTGGACGACCAACGGCGACACCGCCGACTGGGTCTGGCTGGCCGTGCGCACCACCCCCGTCGAGGCGGGCGTCCCGCCCCACAAGGGCATCACCATGCTGCTCGTCCCGACCACCGACCCCGGCTACTCCTGCACCCTCATCCACACCCTCGCCGGCCACGACACCACCGCCAGTTACTACGAGAACGTGCGCGTCCCCGTCTCCCACCGCGTCGGCGCCGAGAACCAGGGCTGGCGGCTGATCACGCACCAGCTCAACCACGAGCGCGTCACCCTCGCCGCCCACGGCACCATGGCCGTGCGCGCCCTGCACGACGTACGGCGCTGGGCCGCCGCCACGAAACTCGCCGACGGCCGCCGCGTCATCGACCTCGGCTGGGTCCGCCGCCGCCTCGCCCTCGCCCACACCAGGCTCGACGCCATGAAGCTCCTCAACTGGCGCATGGTCCACGCCGTCGAGGCCGGCACCCTCACGCCCCAGGACGCCTCCGCCGTCAAGGTCTACGGCTCCGAGGCCCGCCGCGACGCCTACGCCTGGCTCATGGAGGTCGTCGGCGCGGCGGGCCCCCTGAAGGGCGGTTCGGCCGGCGCCGTCCTCCACGGCGAACTCGAACGCGGCTACCGCTCCGCCGTGATCTTCACCTTCGGCGGCGGCAACAACGAGATCCAGCGCGAGATCATCTCCTGGATCGGCCTGGGCATGCCCCGCGTACGGCGGTGA
- a CDS encoding SRPBCC family protein: MGTVKEAVEVEVPLHTAYNQWTQFEEFPQFMEGVDEVVQLDDRRNHWVTSIGGVRREFDTEIIDQLPDERIAWRTIGGDTQQKGMVGFRRLDDTHTRVELVMEVEGGAAEKAAETVGLVDRRVKGDMRRFKEYIETKGSASGGWRGRIRPGDR, encoded by the coding sequence ATGGGCACCGTGAAGGAGGCCGTGGAGGTGGAGGTCCCTCTCCACACCGCCTACAACCAGTGGACGCAGTTCGAGGAGTTCCCCCAGTTCATGGAGGGCGTCGACGAGGTCGTCCAGCTCGACGACCGCCGCAATCACTGGGTGACCAGCATCGGCGGCGTACGCCGCGAGTTCGACACGGAGATCATCGATCAGCTCCCCGACGAGCGGATCGCCTGGCGCACGATCGGCGGCGACACCCAGCAGAAGGGCATGGTGGGCTTCCGCCGCCTGGACGACACCCACACCAGGGTGGAACTGGTCATGGAGGTCGAGGGGGGCGCCGCGGAGAAGGCCGCGGAGACGGTCGGCCTGGTCGACCGGCGCGTCAAGGGCGACATGCGGCGCTTCAAGGAGTACATCGAGACCAAGGGATCCGCGTCCGGAGGGTGGCGGGGCCGCATCAGGCCCGGCGACCGGTGA
- a CDS encoding CBS domain-containing protein, which produces MTTARQLMTAGVDCIGEEETVLRAAERMTELGVGAMPICGSDDKLKGMLTDRDIVVKALGVGKDPARTTAGELAQGRVVYVEADDDAQLVLRKMTEHKVRRLPVIEEHRLVGIIAQADVARALPDPQVGDLLEALSTD; this is translated from the coding sequence ATGACCACCGCACGCCAGTTGATGACCGCTGGCGTCGACTGCATCGGCGAGGAGGAGACGGTCCTGCGCGCCGCGGAGCGGATGACCGAACTGGGTGTCGGCGCCATGCCGATCTGCGGCTCCGACGACAAACTGAAGGGCATGCTGACCGACCGCGACATCGTCGTGAAGGCCCTCGGCGTCGGGAAGGACCCGGCGCGGACCACCGCCGGCGAGCTGGCCCAGGGCAGGGTCGTGTACGTCGAGGCGGACGACGACGCCCAGCTCGTCCTGCGGAAGATGACGGAGCACAAGGTGCGCCGTCTGCCGGTGATCGAGGAGCACCGGCTGGTCGGCATCATCGCCCAGGCCGACGTGGCGCGCGCCCTGCCGGACCCGCAGGTCGGCGACCTGCTGGAAGCCCTGTCGACCGACTGA
- a CDS encoding DUF6480 family protein encodes MSHTNPDPDPRNTPGLDAGGGVPPGETPPAESSMPEAGPQETHNPPTGWAKAPLTLILLVVVLVAALFAAMALIIAL; translated from the coding sequence ATGAGCCATACGAATCCGGATCCCGACCCCCGTAACACCCCCGGTCTGGACGCCGGCGGCGGCGTGCCGCCCGGCGAGACCCCGCCGGCGGAGTCGTCGATGCCCGAGGCGGGCCCGCAGGAGACGCACAACCCGCCGACCGGCTGGGCGAAGGCCCCGCTGACCCTGATCCTGCTCGTTGTCGTCCTGGTCGCCGCGCTGTTCGCGGCCATGGCGCTGATCATCGCACTGTGA